One region of Actinomycetes bacterium genomic DNA includes:
- a CDS encoding NAD-binding protein: MAANMLAGAVGFVAAADDDLLNLSALQLARQRNPQLFVIARQNDPANAPLFRALGPDVLLVAAEVIAHEVLARHGSPTLEAFLRDVRGRDDAWADRLLELLTGCCGSRVPTTWQVDLTAVGAPALAGRLAVARVPLEDLLRSPDDRGHPLDAATQASVVTGELVPTTWLGRQQRRGGSDAGRDAGKDSDFRIESH, encoded by the coding sequence GTGGCCGCAAACATGCTGGCCGGAGCCGTCGGGTTCGTGGCCGCCGCGGACGACGACCTGCTCAACCTCAGCGCGCTCCAGCTGGCCCGGCAGCGCAACCCGCAGCTGTTCGTGATCGCCCGGCAGAACGACCCGGCGAACGCGCCGCTGTTCCGCGCGCTCGGCCCCGATGTCCTGCTCGTCGCGGCCGAGGTGATCGCCCACGAGGTGCTGGCCCGGCACGGCAGCCCCACCCTGGAGGCGTTCCTCCGCGACGTGCGCGGCCGCGACGACGCGTGGGCCGACCGGCTGCTCGAGCTGTTGACCGGCTGCTGCGGGAGCCGGGTGCCCACCACCTGGCAGGTCGACCTGACGGCGGTCGGGGCGCCGGCGCTGGCCGGCCGGCTGGCCGTCGCCCGGGTGCCGCTCGAGGACCTGCTGCGCAGCCCGGACGACCGGGGTCATCCGCTGGACGCCGCGACGCAGGCCTCCGTGGTCACCGGGGAACTGGTCCCGACGACCTGGCTGGGCCGGCAGCAGCGGCGCGGCGGATCGGACGCCGGAAGAGATGCCGGGAAGGACTCAGACTTTCGAATCGAAAGTCACTGA